One genomic region from Streptomyces sp. NBC_01304 encodes:
- a CDS encoding DUF4244 domain-containing protein — translation MRFFRRVRSRMRADDAGMTTSEYALGTVAACGFAAVLYRVVTSDGVKAALQSVIGRALGVQF, via the coding sequence ATGAGGTTCTTCAGGCGGGTACGCAGCCGGATGCGGGCGGACGACGCGGGGATGACGACGTCCGAGTACGCGTTGGGGACTGTCGCGGCATGCGGGTTCGCAGCGGTGCTCTACCGGGTGGTGACGTCTGACGGGGTGAAGGCGGCGCTGCAGTCGGTCATCGGGAGGGCGCTCGGTGTCCAGTTCTGA
- a CDS encoding type II secretion system F family protein: MSAEVVHRLGVALPLIAAVAGVVWAVVAGRRERRVRRRLGVMFGVRRAGRRKPVWRVGGGGWAPVVGVACAGFVLVGGALGCLLGLAAGCGVRRWLRLRPRDRPSEEAEAGPQLPLAADLLAACIAAGAGPVEAARAVGDSLDGPVGERLARAAAELRLGGEPERAWGRLGAIPGAGQLATCLERAGASGIPAAEQMAQLATECRAEWARTSKERAHRAGVLMAAPLGLCLLPAFLVVGVVPVVIGLASGILSGG; this comes from the coding sequence ATGAGCGCGGAGGTTGTCCACAGGCTGGGGGTGGCGCTGCCGCTGATCGCGGCCGTGGCGGGCGTGGTGTGGGCGGTGGTCGCCGGACGGCGGGAGCGGAGGGTTCGCCGGAGGCTCGGAGTGATGTTCGGGGTGCGGCGTGCCGGGCGGCGGAAGCCGGTGTGGCGAGTCGGGGGCGGAGGTTGGGCGCCCGTGGTCGGTGTGGCTTGTGCCGGGTTCGTCCTGGTGGGCGGGGCCCTGGGATGCCTGCTGGGGCTGGCCGCGGGGTGCGGCGTGCGGCGGTGGCTGCGGCTCAGGCCGCGGGACCGTCCGTCGGAGGAAGCCGAAGCGGGGCCGCAACTACCGCTTGCCGCTGATCTGTTGGCGGCCTGCATCGCCGCCGGGGCCGGGCCCGTGGAGGCGGCTCGGGCGGTCGGGGATTCGCTGGACGGGCCGGTCGGCGAGCGACTGGCGCGGGCAGCGGCGGAGCTGCGGCTCGGGGGTGAACCGGAGCGGGCCTGGGGGCGGTTGGGTGCGATACCTGGCGCCGGGCAGCTTGCGACCTGCCTGGAGCGGGCCGGCGCCTCGGGGATTCCGGCGGCGGAGCAGATGGCGCAGCTCGCCACCGAGTGCCGCGCGGAGTGGGCGCGTACGTCCAAGGAGAGGGCGCACCGGGCCGGGGTCTTGATGGCCGCACCGCTCGGGCTGTGCCTGCTGCCGGCCTTCCTCGTGGTCGGGGTGGTGCCGGTGGTGATCGGACTGGCGAGCGGGATCTTGAGCGGCGGGTGA
- a CDS encoding type II secretion system F family protein: MSGEGAVTSAAATAASGAPAYAAAVCAGAAAWLTVERDRGVRRARLVCAGEGAEPGGVAPWQRLVGWVRARVRREWWCLAVGLAVAVLGESVVPLVLGALGVPLVGRLLRARERRRARAARVDAVIALCAALAGEVRAGRQPGAALLAAARSAEGAVGLGGGAAGVLAAARFGGDVPGALRAAAREPGAEGLLGLAACWCVAVDRGAGLASGLGRLTEALRAEREQRADLRAQMATPRSTAVLLAVLPVVGLLMGTGIGAEPLRVLLHTPAGLACLLVGGVLEGVGVWWAVRILRGAVR; the protein is encoded by the coding sequence ATGTCGGGGGAAGGGGCGGTGACTTCGGCCGCCGCAACGGCGGCTTCTGGGGCTCCGGCGTACGCCGCCGCCGTGTGTGCGGGGGCCGCGGCCTGGCTGACGGTGGAGCGGGACCGGGGTGTACGGCGGGCCCGGCTTGTGTGTGCGGGTGAGGGTGCGGAGCCCGGTGGGGTGGCTCCGTGGCAGCGGCTCGTCGGGTGGGTTCGGGCCCGTGTGCGGCGTGAATGGTGGTGCTTGGCCGTCGGGTTGGCGGTCGCCGTGCTCGGGGAGTCGGTGGTGCCGCTCGTCCTGGGGGCGCTGGGCGTGCCCTTGGTGGGGCGGCTGCTGCGGGCCCGGGAGCGGCGCCGGGCGCGTGCGGCGCGGGTCGATGCGGTCATCGCGCTGTGCGCCGCGCTCGCCGGTGAGGTGCGGGCGGGGCGGCAGCCGGGTGCGGCGCTGCTTGCTGCCGCACGGTCCGCGGAGGGGGCGGTTGGGCTCGGCGGGGGCGCGGCCGGGGTGCTCGCGGCCGCGCGGTTCGGCGGGGACGTACCGGGTGCGCTGCGTGCTGCGGCGCGGGAGCCCGGTGCGGAAGGCCTCCTCGGTCTCGCGGCGTGCTGGTGCGTCGCGGTGGATCGCGGGGCGGGGCTCGCGTCGGGGCTCGGGCGGCTGACGGAGGCGCTGCGGGCCGAGCGTGAGCAACGGGCCGACCTGCGGGCCCAGATGGCCACACCACGATCGACCGCGGTGCTGCTCGCCGTGCTGCCCGTGGTGGGGCTCCTGATGGGCACGGGGATCGGGGCGGAGCCGCTGCGGGTCCTGCTGCACACGCCTGCCGGGCTCGCGTGCCTGCTGGTGGGCGGGGTCCTGGAGGGAGTGGGCGTGTGGTGGGCGGTGCGGATTCTGCGCGGGGCGGTGAGGTGA
- a CDS encoding TadA family conjugal transfer-associated ATPase, which yields MRVGAGEGAGGGSGGGGRGGFGGRGARSGRLVAAGARTGDLASGAVVGARLLDGVRQWLAASGCEPTPARVAQALREQGRVLGDTELLGVVRDLRSELVGAGSLEPLLADPEVTDVLVQAPDRVWVDRGHGLELTPVTFPDAAAVRRLAQRLAAVAGRRLDDARPWVDARLPDGTRLHAVLPPVAVGSTCLSLRVVRPRAFSLAELVAAGTVPPGGDRVLRALIEARLSFVISGGTGSGKTTLLSALLGMVGPGERIVLAEDSAELRPEHPHVVRLETRPANQEGAGLVTLQDLVRQALRMRPDRLVVGEVRGAEVVHLLAALNTGHEGGCGTVHANTAADVPARLEALGTAAGLERTALHSQLAAALSVVLHLVRDRGGRRRIAEVHVLERDAAGLVVAVPALRWGAEAFAYERGWERLRGLLGGVG from the coding sequence ATGAGGGTCGGTGCCGGTGAGGGAGCCGGCGGCGGATCTGGCGGCGGTGGCCGTGGCGGCTTCGGTGGACGCGGGGCTCGGTCGGGCCGGCTGGTCGCGGCAGGTGCCCGGACCGGCGACCTGGCGAGCGGTGCGGTGGTCGGTGCGCGGCTGCTCGACGGCGTACGGCAGTGGCTGGCCGCGAGCGGCTGCGAGCCGACACCGGCCCGGGTGGCGCAGGCCCTGCGGGAGCAAGGGCGGGTGCTCGGCGACACCGAACTGCTCGGGGTGGTCCGGGACTTGCGGTCCGAGCTGGTCGGGGCGGGGTCGCTGGAGCCGCTGCTCGCCGACCCCGAGGTGACGGATGTGCTGGTGCAGGCGCCCGACCGGGTGTGGGTGGACCGGGGGCACGGCCTCGAGCTGACCCCGGTGACCTTCCCGGACGCGGCGGCCGTGCGGCGCCTGGCCCAGCGGCTCGCGGCGGTCGCGGGGCGGCGCCTCGACGATGCGCGGCCCTGGGTGGACGCGCGGTTGCCGGACGGGACGCGGCTGCACGCGGTGCTGCCTCCGGTGGCGGTGGGCTCGACCTGTCTGTCGCTGCGGGTGGTGCGGCCCAGGGCCTTCTCGCTGGCGGAGTTGGTCGCCGCGGGCACGGTGCCGCCGGGCGGGGACCGGGTGCTCAGGGCACTCATCGAGGCCCGGCTCTCGTTCGTCATCAGCGGCGGCACGGGCTCGGGCAAGACCACCCTGCTGTCGGCGCTGCTCGGCATGGTCGGGCCGGGGGAGCGGATCGTACTGGCCGAGGATTCGGCCGAGTTGAGGCCCGAGCATCCCCATGTGGTGCGGCTGGAGACGCGGCCCGCCAATCAGGAGGGTGCGGGGCTCGTGACCCTGCAGGACCTGGTGCGCCAGGCGCTGCGGATGCGGCCCGACCGGTTGGTCGTCGGTGAGGTGCGCGGTGCGGAGGTGGTGCATCTGCTCGCCGCTCTCAATACCGGGCACGAGGGGGGCTGCGGGACGGTCCATGCCAATACCGCGGCGGACGTACCGGCCCGCCTCGAGGCGCTTGGCACGGCTGCCGGGCTCGAACGGACGGCTCTGCACAGCCAGTTGGCGGCCGCACTGTCCGTGGTGCTCCATCTCGTACGGGATCGGGGCGGGCGGCGGCGGATCGCCGAGGTGCACGTCCTTGAGCGGGATGCGGCGGGGCTGGTGGTCGCCGTGCCGGCGCTTCGGTGGGGGGCCGAGGCCTTTGCGTACGAGCGGGGCTGGGAGCGGTTGCGGGGGTTGCTCGGGGGTGTGGGGTGA
- the ssd gene encoding septum site-determining protein Ssd, with protein MAGSITYDRPAGGSGASDSGGSDGAGRQQPGPLIVTEDVELLDDLLRLCAAAGARPEVHHTVPDRGGGWETAPLVLVGDDAAARVRGAVRRRGVCLVGHDQDDPRVWRRAVEIGADHVLRLPDAEQWLVDHIADVAEGFGRPALTVGVLGGRGGAGASTLACALAVNAAEAGRRTMLVDADPLGGGLDVLLGGESADGLRWPAFARSRGRLGCGALEESLPELHAMRVLSWDRGDSVVVPPEAMRAVLAAARRRGGVVVVDLPRRVDEGVAEALAQIDLGLLVVPAELRAVAAAGRVSAAAEMVLRDLRAVVRGPFGAGLDGEEVARLLELPLAGELPFEAGLPAAQGPPGRGGRGPLARFCSEFWARALSLSEGGA; from the coding sequence ATGGCTGGATCCATCACGTACGACCGGCCGGCGGGCGGCTCGGGCGCATCGGACAGCGGGGGATCGGACGGTGCGGGGCGGCAGCAGCCGGGGCCGCTGATCGTCACTGAGGACGTGGAGCTGCTCGACGACCTGCTGCGGCTGTGCGCCGCGGCGGGCGCGCGGCCGGAGGTCCATCACACGGTGCCGGACCGCGGGGGCGGCTGGGAGACGGCGCCCCTGGTGCTCGTCGGGGACGACGCGGCGGCCCGGGTGCGCGGGGCCGTGCGACGGCGCGGGGTCTGTCTGGTCGGGCACGACCAGGACGACCCGCGGGTGTGGCGGCGGGCGGTGGAGATCGGGGCCGACCATGTGCTGCGGCTGCCCGATGCCGAGCAGTGGCTCGTGGACCACATCGCCGATGTGGCGGAGGGCTTCGGGCGGCCGGCGCTGACCGTCGGGGTGCTCGGCGGGCGCGGTGGGGCCGGGGCCTCGACCCTGGCGTGCGCGCTGGCGGTGAATGCGGCCGAGGCGGGGCGGCGGACGATGCTCGTGGACGCCGATCCGCTGGGCGGCGGGCTCGATGTGCTGCTCGGCGGCGAGAGCGCGGACGGACTGCGCTGGCCGGCGTTCGCACGGTCGCGGGGGCGGCTCGGCTGCGGGGCGCTCGAGGAGTCGCTGCCCGAGCTGCACGCCATGCGGGTACTGAGCTGGGACCGCGGCGACTCGGTGGTGGTGCCGCCGGAGGCGATGCGGGCCGTGCTCGCCGCCGCGCGCAGGCGGGGCGGGGTCGTGGTGGTGGATCTGCCGCGCCGGGTCGACGAAGGGGTCGCCGAGGCGCTGGCCCAGATCGACCTCGGCCTTCTCGTGGTCCCGGCGGAGCTGCGCGCGGTGGCCGCGGCGGGCCGGGTCTCCGCTGCCGCGGAGATGGTGCTGCGGGATCTGCGGGCCGTGGTCCGCGGGCCGTTCGGTGCGGGGCTGGACGGGGAGGAGGTGGCGCGGCTCCTGGAGCTGCCGCTTGCCGGGGAACTGCCCTTCGAGGCCGGCCTTCCGGCGGCTCAGGGGCCGCCGGGCAGGGGTGGGCGGGGTCCCTTGGCCCGGTTCTGCTCGGAGTTCTGGGCGCGGGCCCTGTCTCTGTCGGAGGGCGGGGCATGA
- a CDS encoding HAD family hydrolase yields the protein MLRHVESHSLPRTAAFFDLDKTVIAKSSTLTFSKSFYQGGLINRRAVLRTAYIQFIFLVGGADHDQMERMREYLSALCKGWNVEQVREIVAETLHELIDPIIYDEAASLIEDHHTAGRDVVIVSTSGAEVVEPVGELLGADRVVATRMVVGDDGCFTGEVEYYAYGPTKAEAIRELAKSEGYDLERCYAYSDSATDLPMLETVGHPYAVNPDRTLRREALARDWPILDFHRPVRLKQRVPSLSAPSRPALVAAAAVGAAAATAGLVWYASRRRARFAPV from the coding sequence ATGCTCAGGCACGTGGAAAGCCACTCCTTGCCGCGCACAGCCGCCTTCTTTGACCTGGACAAGACGGTCATTGCGAAGTCGAGCACGCTCACGTTCTCCAAGTCCTTCTACCAAGGAGGACTGATCAACCGCCGGGCCGTGCTGCGCACCGCGTACATCCAGTTCATTTTTCTCGTCGGCGGCGCCGACCACGATCAGATGGAGCGGATGCGCGAGTACCTCTCCGCGCTCTGCAAAGGCTGGAACGTCGAGCAGGTCAGAGAGATCGTCGCCGAGACCCTGCACGAGCTGATCGACCCGATCATCTACGACGAGGCCGCCTCCCTCATCGAGGACCACCACACCGCCGGCCGGGACGTCGTCATCGTCTCCACCTCGGGCGCGGAGGTGGTCGAGCCGGTCGGTGAACTCCTGGGCGCGGACCGGGTGGTGGCGACCCGCATGGTCGTCGGCGACGACGGCTGCTTCACCGGTGAGGTGGAGTACTACGCGTACGGACCGACGAAGGCCGAGGCGATCCGCGAGCTCGCCAAGTCCGAGGGATACGACCTCGAGCGGTGCTACGCGTACAGCGACTCCGCCACCGATCTCCCGATGCTGGAGACCGTCGGGCACCCCTATGCGGTCAATCCCGACCGCACCCTGCGCCGCGAGGCGCTCGCGCGGGACTGGCCGATTCTCGACTTCCACCGGCCGGTCCGGCTGAAGCAGCGAGTGCCCTCGCTGTCCGCGCCGTCGCGCCCCGCACTGGTCGCCGCGGCCGCCGTGGGCGCCGCCGCGGCCACCGCCGGACTGGTCTGGTACGCCAGCCGACGCCGTGCCCGTTTCGCACCTGTTTGA